The Temnothorax longispinosus isolate EJ_2023e chromosome 4, Tlon_JGU_v1, whole genome shotgun sequence genome has a window encoding:
- the Beta-spec gene encoding spectrin beta chain isoform X4, with translation MTTDISVVRGGWDPTLQQEIVDEYEYDGGNSSSRLFERSRIKALAGERELVQKKTFQKWVNSHLVRCSCRIGDLYVDLRDGKMLIRLLEILSGERLPRPTKGKMRIHCLENVEKALQFLREQRVHLENMGSHDIVDGNPRLSLGLIWTIILRFQIQDITIEETDNQETKSAKDALLLWCQMKTAGYHNVNVRNFTTSWRDGLAFNAIIHKHRPDLIQFDKLSKSNAIYNLNNAFNVAEDKLGLTKLLDAEDIFVDHPDEKSIITYVVTYYHYFSKMKQETVQGKRIGKVVGIAMENDRMIHEYESLTSDLLRWIEATIEALGDRRFANSLVGVQSQLSQFSNYRTVEKPPKFVEKGNLEVLLFTLQSKMRANNQKPYTPKEGKMISDINKAWERLEKAEHERELALREELIRQEKLEQLAARFNRKASMRETWLSENQRLVSQDNFGFDLAAVEAAAKKHEAIETDIFAYEERVQAVMAVSQELEAENYHDIERINARKDNVLRLWNYLLELLRARRMRLELSLQLQQNFQEMLYILDSMEEIKLRLLTDDYGKHLMGVEDLLQKHSLVEADINVLGERVKAVVQQSQRFLEHGEGYRPCDPAIIVERVQQLENAYAELVRLAIERRTRLEESRKLWQFYWDMADEENWIKEKEQIVSTGDIGHDLTTINLLLSKHKALENEIQSHEPQLMSVAAVGDELVRQQHFGSDRIQERLQEILAMWNHLLDLAAFRRKRLVEAVDYHQLFADADDIDIWMLDTLRLVSSEDVGRDEANVQSLLKKHKDVTDELKNYATTIDQLHQQASTLGEQDAKSPEVLERLTSIDNRYKELLELAKLRKQRLLDALSLYKVFSETDGVEQWIGEKNRMLDTMVPAKDIEDVEIMKHRYNGFEKEMNANASRVAVVNQLARQLLHVEHPNSEQIIARQNELNQKWAELREKAEGKREELNSAHGVQTFHIECRETVSWIEDKKRILQQTDSLEMDLTGVMTLQRRLSGMERDLAAIQAKLDALEKEAEIIQKEHPEEAAVIRERISQIHLIWEQLTQMLKERDAKLEEAGDLHRFLRDLDHFQAWLTKTQTDVASEDTPTSLADAEKLLTQHQNIKEEIDNYTDDYQKMMEYGERLTAEAGDGDTQYMFLRERLNALKMGWEELHQMWVNRQNLLSNSLNLQVFDRDARQAEVLLSQQEHILTKDETPTNFEQAEHMIKRHEAFMTTMDANDEKINSVVQFAGRLVDEGHFAADKVKKKAENINDRRRINREKANLLMEKLKDQLQLQMFLQDCEELGEWVQEKHITAQDETYRSAKTIHSKWTRHQAFEAEIASNKDRLQQLQQAADELIQQKPDLAEIIKPKVAELAEQFVDLETTTHDKGERLFDSNREVLIHQTCDDIDSWMNELEKQIESTDTGSDLASVNILMQKQQMIETQMAVKAKQVTELDKQAEHLQRTVPDDKMEEIKFKKEKVAQRFAQLKAPLIDRQRHLEKKKEAFQFRRDVEDEKLWIAEKMPQATSNEYGTSLFNVHMLKKKNQSLRTEIENHEPRINLVCNNGQKLIDEGHEDSPEFRKLISELTEKWRELKDAVDDRNKHLLQNEKAQQYFFDATEAESWMSEQELYMMVEDRGKDEISAQNLMKKHESLEHAVEDYAETIRQLGETARQLINDQHPLADQIAVKQSQVDKLYAGLKDLAGERRAKLEEALQLFMLNREVDDLEQWIQERELVAGSHELGQDYDHVTLLWERFKEFARDTAAIGTERVNAVNEIADSLIATGHSDAATIAEWKDGLNEVWQDLLELIETRTQMLVASRELHKFFHDCKDVLGRILEKQNAMSDELGRDAGSVSALQRKHANFIQDLSTLQNQVTQIEEESAKLQASYAGDKAREITNREAEVVAAWNNLQSLCEGRRAKLEDTGDLFRFFNMVRTLMIWMDDVVRQMNTSEKPRDVAGVELLMNNHQSLKAEIDAREDNLMACINLGKDLLARNHYASAQIKEKLAALTDHRNALLHRWEERWENLQLILEVYQFARDAAVAEAWLIAQEPYLMSQELGHTIDEVENLIKKHEAFEKSAAAQEERFSALHRLTTFELKELKRREQEREEEERRKKEEAAAAEAARLAKATPVTSPDEPPSERAETDGATSGERGEDEGHAPKGSGSEASRRKERSRSKSPFRSFRWRKSAKSPSLDRSGVSDDEHSIPEQRSPSDDEFEGPLQRKHEWESTTKKASNRSWDKVYMVVRGQSLCVYKDQKSYKASPDQPYKGEAPLDLRGATITVASDYTKKKHVFRVKSQSGSDFLFQAKDDTEMNDWVSALNQAAQGTSGASTSRAHTLPAPTQAETKRRSFFTLKKN, from the exons ATGACGACCGACATCTCGGTGGTGCGCGGGGGTTGGGACCCCACGCTACAACAAGAGATTGTCGACGAGTACGAATACGACGGGGGAAACTCGAGTTCGAGACTCTTCGAACGCTCACGTATCAAGGCACTAGCTG GTGAGCGTGAATTAGTGCAAAAGAAGACTTTCCAGAAATGGGTCAACTCCCACTTAGTCCGATGTTCGTGCCGAATCGGCGATCTGTACGTCGATCTGCGAGACGGCAAGATGTTGATAAGGCTGTTGGAGATCTTGTCGGGTGAGCGTCTACCGCGCCCGACCAAGGGCAAGATGCGCATCCACTGCCTGGAAAACGTGGAGAAGGCGCTGCAGTTTTTGCGCGAGCAGAGGGTACACCTGGAGAACATGGGGTCCCACGACATCGTCGACGGAAATCCACGTCTTAGCTTGGGTCTCATCTGGACGATAATCCTACGATTCCAGATTCAGGACATCACGATTGAAGAGACCGACAATCAGGAGACCAAATCCGCCAAGGACGCGTTATTATTGTGGTGTCAGATGAAGACCGCGGGTTATCACAACGTGAACGTAAGAAATTTCACGACGTCGTGGCGGGACGGTTTAGCATTCAATGCGATCATACACAAGCACCGTCCGGATCTGATCCAGTTCGACAAGCTTTCCAAGTCGAACGCGATCTACAATCTCAACAATGCCTTTAACGTCGCAGAGGACAAGCTTGGGCTCACGAAGCTACTAGATGCCGAGGATATCTTCGTCGATCATCCGGATGAAAAGTCCATCATAACGTACGTTGTCACgtattatcattatttctcGAAGATGAAACAAGAAACCGTGCAAGGTAAAAGGATCGGCAAAGTAGTCGGTATCGCGATGGAGAACGACCGTATGATACACGAATACGAGAGTCTCACCAGCGATCTGTTGCGCTGGATTGAAGCCACGATAGAGGCCCTCGGTGATCGCAGGTTCGCGAATTCCCTGGTAGGCGTTCAATCGCAACTTTCGCAGTTCTCGAATTATCGCACGGTAGAAAAACCGCCCAAGTTTGTGGAAAAAGGTAATCTCGAGGTGCTGTTGTTCACTCTACAATCGAAGATGCGCGCAAATAATCAGAAGCCCTATACGCCCAAAGAGGGCAAAATGATATCGGACATCAACAAGGCATGGGAGAGACTGGAGAAGGCTGAACACGAGCGGGAATTGGCTCTGCGCGAAGAACTGATTCGACAAGAGAAGTTGGAGCAGTTAGCAGCCAGATTTAACCGGAAGGCTAGCATGCGCGAGACATGGTTGTCAGAGAATCAGCGATTGGTATCGCAGGATAACTTCGGTTTCGATCTCGCTGCCGTAGAAGCCGCCGCGAAGAAGCACGAAGCTATAGAGACTGATATCTTCGCCTACGAGGAACGTGTGCAGGCAGTCATGGCGGTCTCGCAGGAGCTTGAGGCGGAGAACTATCACGACATTGAGCGTATCAACGCTCGCAAGGACAACGTGCTGCGATTATGGAACTATCTTCTGGAATTGTTACGCGCCAGGCGGATGCGGCTGGAACTCTCCTTGCAGCTGCAGCAGAACTTCCAGgaaatgttatacatattgGACAGCATGGAGGAGATCAAGCTGCGACTGTTGACGGATGATTATGGCAAACATCTGATGGGCGTGGAGGATCTGTTGCAAAAGCACTCTCTCGTCGAAGCAGATATCAATGTGCTTGGCGAAAGAGTCAAGGCCGTCGTTCAGCAGAGCCAGAGATTCCTAGAGCATGGAGAAGGCTATCGACCGTGTGATCCGGCCATCATCGTCGAGCGCGTGCAACAATTGGAGAACGCGTACGCCGAGTTGGTGCGGTTAGCGATCGAGCGTCGTACCAGGCTCGAGGAATCTCGGAAACTCTGGCAATTCTATTGGGACATGGCCGACGAGGAGAATTGGATAAAGGAGAAGGAACAGATCGTATCCACGGGCGACATCGGTCATGACTTGACCACCATCAACCTACTGCTGTCCAAGCACAAAGCATTGGAGAACGAGATACAGTCGCACGAACCGCAGTTGATGTCGGTCGCAGCAGTCGGCGACGAGCTAGTCCGGCAACAACACTTCGGCTCCGATCGCATTCAGGAGAGACTTCAGGAGATTCTCGCTATGTGGAATCATCTGCTGGATTTGGCGGCTTTCAGGAGAAAGCGTCTCGTAGAAGCAGTAGACTATCATCAGCTTTTCGCAGACGCGGATGACATAGACATTTGGATGTTGGACACTTTGCGACTCGTCTCGTCGGAGGATGTCGGCAGAGACGAGGCAAATGTGCAGTCGTTGTTGAAGAAGCACAAAGACGTAACGGACGAGCTTAAGAATTATGCCACGACTATCGACCAACTTCATCAGCAGGCATCCACATTGGGCGAGCAGGACGCCAAATCGCCGGAGGTTCTGGAGAGACTGACCTCGATAGACAACAGGTACAAGGAGCTTCTCGAGCTGGCCAAATTGCGTAAGCAAAGACTGCTGGATGCGCTGTCGTTGTACAAAGTATTCAGCGAGACCGACGGAGTCGAACAATGGATCGGCGAGAAGAACAGGATGCTGGACACGATGGTGCCCGCCAAGGATATCGAGGACGTCGAGATCATGAAGCACCGCTACAACGGTTTCGAGAAGGAGATGAATGCGAACGCATCCCGCGTCGCCGTGGTTAATCAGCTGGCCAGGCAGTTGCTGCACGTCGAACATCCGAACTCGGAACAGATAATCGCGCGACAGAACGAGCTGAACCAGAAGTGGGCCGAGCTGCGCGAGAAAGCGGAGGGCAAGCGCGAGGAATTGAACTCTGCACACGGCGTGCAGACGTTCCACATCGAGTGTCGCGAGACCGTGTCCTGGATCGAGGACAAAAAGCGAATTCTACAGCAGACCGACAGCTTGGAGATGGATTTGACCGGCGTGATGACACTGCAGCGCAGATTGAGCGGCATGGAACGCGATTTGGCGGCTATTCAGGCCAAATTAGACGCTCTGGAGAAGGAGGCGGAAATCATACAGAAGGAACATCCGGAAGAGGCTGCGGTTATACGCGAGAGAATCTCACAGATTCATTTGATTTGGGAGCAGTTGACGCAGATGCTAAAAGAGCGCGATGCCAAGCTCGAGGAGGCCGGGGATCTGCACCGATTCCTGCGCGACCTCGATCACTTCCAGGCATGGCTCACGAAAACGCAGACCGACGTTGCCAGCGAGGACACTCCGACCAGCCTCGCCGATGCCGAGAAGCTGCTTACGCAGCATCAGAACATAAAGGAGGAGATCGACAATTACACCGACGATTACCAGAAGATGATGGAGTATGGCGAGCGGCTGACAGCGGAGGCCGGCGATGGCGACACCCAATATATGTTCCTGCGCGAGAGACTGAATGCGCTGAAGATGGGCTGGGAAGAGTTGCATCAGATGTGGGTGAATCGTCAGAACTTGCTATCCAACTCTTTGAATCTACAGGTGTTCGATCGAGACGCGCGTCAAGCGGAGGTACTTCTATCGCAGCAAGAACACATTCTCACCAAAGACGAGACGCCGACGAACTTTGAACAAGCGGAACACATGATCAAGCGACACGAGGCCTTTATGACCACCATGGACGCCAACGACGAGAAAATCAATTCGGTCGTGCAGTTCGCCGGACGTTTGGTCGATGAGGGACACTTCGCGGCTGATAAGGTGAAGAAGAAGGCCGAGAACATCAACGACCGTCGGCGGATCAATCGCGAGAAGGCCAATCTACTTATGGAGAAACTCAAGGACCAGCTTCAATTGCAGATGTTCCTGCAAGATTGCGAGGAACTCGGCGAATGGGTGCAGGAGAAACATATCACTGCTCAGGACGAGACGTACAGAAGCGCAAAGACCATTCACAGCAAATGGACGCGTCACCAGGCGTTCGAAGCAGAAATCGCCAGCAACAAAGACCGCTTGCAGCAGTTGCAGCAAGCCGCGGACGAGTTGATTCAACAAAAACCGGATCTGGCCGAAATTATCAAACCGAAGGTAGCCGAATTGGCGGAACAATTTGTCGATCTGGAGACCACGACTCACGACAAGGGCGAGCGATTGTTCGACTCGAACCGCGAGGTTTTGATACACCAGACTTGTGACGACATTGATTCCTGGATGAACGAATTAGAGAAGCAGATAGAGAGCACCGATACCGGTTCCGATCTGGCATCTGTGAACATACTGATGCAGAAGCAACAGATGATCGAGACTCAAATGGCGGTGAAAGCGAAACAAGTTACCGAGCTGGACAAACAGGCGGAACATTTGCAACGCACAGTACCCGATGATAAAATGGAGGAGATCAAGTTCAAGAAGGAGAAAGTTGCTCAGAGATTCGCTCAGCTCAAGGCGCCGCTCATCGATCGTCAACGGCATCttgagaagaagaaggaggccTTCCAATTCCGACGCGACGTCGAGGATGAGAAACTGTGGATCGCGGAGAAGATGCCGCAGGCAACTAGCAACGAGTATGGAACTTCGCTATTCAACGTTCACATgttgaagaagaagaatcaGTCGTTGCGCACGGAAATCGAGAATCACGAGCCAAGGATCAACTTAGTGTGTAATAACGGGCAAAAGTTGATTGACGAGGGACACGAGGACAGTCCCGAGTTCCGGAAATTGATATCCGAGTTAACGGAGAAGTGGCGCGAGCTGAAGGATGCGGTTGACGATAGAAATAAACATCTACTGCAGAACGAGAAAGCGCAGCAATACTTCTTCGACGCTACCGAGGCCGAATCATGGATGAGCGAACAGGAGCTGTACATGATGGTCGAGGATCGCGGTAAGGACGAGATCTCTGCCCAGAATCTGATGAAGAAGCACGAGTCGCTTGAGCACGCGGTCGAGGATTACGCGGAGACGATTCGTCAGCTAGGCGAGACCGCTAGGCAGCTAATAAACGATCAGCATCCGTTGGCCGATCAGATCGCCGTGAAACAATCACAGGTGGACAAGTTGTATGCCGGCTTGAAGGATCTGGCGGGTGAACGACGCGCCAAATTGGAAGAGGCACTCCAATTGTTCATGCTGAACCGAGAAGTCGACGACCTCGAGCAATGGATCCAGGAGAGAGAATTAGTTGCCGGTAGCCATGAGTTGGGCCAGGATTACGATCACGTGACGCTACTGTGGGAGAGATTCAAGGAGTTTGCGCGCGACACCGCGGCGATCGGTACCGAGCGAGTGAACGCCGTGAATGAAATCGCCGATTCTCTCATCGCCACCGGTCATTCCGATGCAGCGACGATCGCCGAGTGGAAGGACGGTTTGAACGAGGTTTGGCAGGATCTGCTCGAACTGATCGAGACGCGTACGCAGATGCTGGTGGCCAGTCGCGAGTTACACAAATTCTTCCACGACTGCAAGGATGTTCTCGGCAGAATCCTGGAGAAACAAAACGCCATGTCCGACGAATTGGGTCGCGACGCCGGCTCGGTGTCCGCTCTTCAACGTAAGCACGCCAACTTTATTCAGGACCTGTCGACGTTGCAGAATCAGGTGACGCAGATCGAGGAGGAGTCCGCCAAACTCCAGGCGAGCTACGCGGGCGACAAAGCGCGAGAGATCACGAATCGCGAGGCCGAGGTCGTAGCGGCGTGGAACAATTTGCAATCGTTGTGCGAGGGTAGACGAGCCAAGTTGGAGGACACCGGCGATCTCTTCCGATTCTTCAACATGGTCAGGACTCTGATGATCTGGATGGACGACGTTGTGCGCCAGATGAACACGTCCGAGAAACCGCGCGACGTCGCCGGCGTCGAATTGCTGATGAACAACCATCAGAGCTTGAAGGCGGAGATCGATGCCAGAGAGGATAATCTAATGGCGTGCATTAATCTCGGAAAGGATCTATTAGCTAGGAATCATTACGCCAGCGCGCAGATAAAGGAGAAATTAGCGGCGTTGACCGATCACAGGAATGCACTGTTACACCGATGGGAGGAACGTTGGGAGAACTTGCAACTCA TTTTGGAAGTTTATCAGTTTGCCCGAGATGCGGCAGTTGCTGAAGCATGGTTAATCGCTCAAGAGCCGTATCTTATGAGCCAGGAGCTTGGT CATACTATCGACGAAGTTGAGaatttaatcaagaaacaCGAGGCTTTCGAAAAATCGGCAGCTGCACAAGAAGAAAGGTTTAGTGCCTTGCACCGACTTACTACT TTCGAATTGAAAGAACTAAAACGACGAGAacaagaaagagaggaagaagaaagacGCAAGAAGGAGGAAGCGGCAGCGGCGGAGGCTGCACGTTTGGCCAAAGCGACACCCGTTACTAGTCCAGATGAACCACCTAGCGAAAG AGCTGAGACTGATGGGGCAACAAGTGGAGAACGCGGAGAGGACGAAGGACACg CTCCGAAAGGAAGTGGCTCCGAGGCTTCAAGACGTAAGGAACGGAGCCGCAGCAAGTCACCATTCAGGAGCTTCCGCTGGAGAAAGTCCGCCAAGTCGCCGAGTTTAGATCGCAGTGGCGTGAGTGATGATGAGCACAGTATTCCTG AGCAACGAAGTCCGAGCGACGACGAGTTCGAGGGGCCGTTGCAGCGGAAGCACGAGTGGGAGAGTACGACGAAGAAGGCGTCCAATCGCTCCTGGGACAAGGTGTACATGGTCGTACGCGGGCAGAgcttatgtgtatataaagaTCAGAAGTCGTACAAAGCTTCACCCGATCAACCGTACAAAGGAGAGGCTCCTCTTGACTTACGAGGCGCAACTATTACCGTAGCGAGTGATTACACTAAGAAGAAACATGTCTTCCGAGTCAA GTCGCAAAGCGGATCCGACTTCCTGTTCCAGGCCAAAGACGATACCGAAATGAATGATTGGGTGTCTGCGTTAAATCAAGCGGCACAGGGAACATCAGGTGCAAGCACATCCAGGGCTCACACCTTGCCAGCCCCGACACAAGCCGAAACTAAGCGGCGTAGTTTCTTCACTCTCAAGAAAAA CTAA